Proteins from a genomic interval of Qipengyuania sp. JC766:
- a CDS encoding adenosine kinase, translated as MSKPRFDVIAIGNALVDVFTSCTDEDISRLGLNRGGMTLLDEARADELYNAMGPTTEKSGGSAANTLAGLAMLGLDCAFIGQVNDDQLGKIFTHDIRSIGIAFETEKLADGPETGRCLIFVTPDGERTMNTFLGAGQVLPAAALDEGMIADAAILYLEGYLWDPEEPRRAMRRAIEVARSAGRKVAFTASESFVIDRHGDDFRRMMDEGLIDILFVNEHELATLTGKSDFEESVAHVSAKVPVLVATRSERGAIAVANGERAEVAAEPIEKVVDTTGAGDQFAAGFLSGHARGAPLEECLKRGAIAAAEVISHYGPRPEADVSAMIAEKLG; from the coding sequence ATGAGCAAGCCCCGTTTCGACGTCATCGCCATCGGCAACGCGCTGGTCGATGTCTTCACATCCTGCACGGACGAAGACATTTCGCGCCTCGGGCTCAACCGCGGCGGCATGACTCTGCTCGACGAGGCACGTGCGGACGAATTGTACAACGCCATGGGGCCCACTACGGAAAAGTCGGGCGGATCGGCCGCCAACACGCTTGCCGGTCTCGCGATGCTGGGCCTCGACTGCGCGTTCATCGGTCAGGTGAACGACGATCAGCTGGGCAAGATCTTCACCCACGACATCCGTTCGATCGGTATTGCGTTCGAGACCGAGAAACTCGCCGACGGGCCCGAAACGGGCCGCTGCCTGATCTTCGTCACGCCCGACGGGGAGCGCACCATGAACACGTTCCTGGGTGCGGGCCAGGTACTGCCCGCGGCCGCTCTCGACGAGGGCATGATCGCCGATGCCGCGATCCTCTACCTGGAAGGCTATCTATGGGACCCCGAAGAGCCGCGTCGTGCCATGCGCCGTGCCATCGAGGTTGCGCGTTCCGCCGGTCGCAAGGTCGCCTTCACGGCGAGCGAGAGCTTCGTGATCGATCGGCACGGCGACGATTTCCGCCGCATGATGGACGAAGGCCTCATCGATATCCTGTTCGTCAACGAGCACGAGCTTGCGACCCTGACCGGCAAGTCCGATTTCGAGGAAAGCGTTGCGCATGTTTCCGCAAAAGTGCCGGTCCTCGTCGCGACCCGCAGCGAACGTGGCGCGATCGCAGTTGCCAACGGTGAACGGGCCGAAGTCGCAGCCGAGCCGATCGAGAAGGTCGTCGATACGACCGGTGCGGGCGACCAGTTCGCCGCCGGCTTCCTCTCGGGCCACGCCCGCGGGGCGCCTCTCGAGGAATGCCTGAAGCGCGGAGCGATCGCTGCGGCCGAAGTGATAAGCCACTACGGTCCGCGACCCGAGGCCGATGTCTCGGCCATGATCGCCGAAAAGCTCGGCTAG